One genomic window of Halorubrum hochsteinianum includes the following:
- a CDS encoding ABC transporter substrate-binding protein: MLGSVALAGCSGSGSDGGDGEDGGDGSDGGDGGSGSLEITGVWSGGEQESFSNVMDFVEESTGMSLEYFPRDTDSLLTGTLMDYESGVASADIVVMPSPARIISDAQNGHLAPVGDAWDPENFAVDPSRVTVDGEVYAAPFKMDLKPGFWYRKSFFDEHGLSEPESYDEFLTLLDEIAAIDGVDAPIASGNGTGWPLSDLTEGFFMRQDDGASLQQGLIDGDASFTDDRIATAFDEIKTLHEEGYFSQTRDFGVQYEYFWDNSLPLYFMGSFTPAQDAVQDPSDLGVFRLPGVDGISSSVNWFTVPAYSDNVDTAREALSSFVSAEGQQVWVEDGGFIASNTEVPDDAYEIEVMANLPDLAAEVTVVPDLDDALGNPFQQEFWSVLKGLWATPDTPTEDIVSPLDDAHQETLND; encoded by the coding sequence GTGCTGGGGAGCGTCGCACTCGCCGGTTGTTCCGGCAGCGGATCCGACGGCGGAGACGGCGAGGACGGCGGCGACGGCAGCGACGGCGGAGACGGCGGGAGCGGCAGCCTGGAGATCACCGGCGTCTGGTCCGGCGGCGAGCAGGAGTCGTTCAGCAACGTGATGGACTTCGTCGAGGAGTCGACGGGGATGAGCCTGGAGTACTTCCCACGCGACACCGACAGCCTGCTCACCGGGACGCTGATGGACTACGAGTCCGGCGTCGCCTCCGCCGACATCGTCGTGATGCCCTCGCCCGCGCGGATCATCTCCGACGCGCAGAACGGCCACCTCGCGCCGGTGGGCGACGCGTGGGACCCCGAGAACTTCGCGGTCGACCCGTCGCGGGTGACCGTCGACGGCGAGGTGTACGCCGCGCCGTTCAAGATGGACCTCAAGCCCGGCTTCTGGTACCGGAAGTCGTTCTTCGACGAGCACGGCCTCTCCGAGCCGGAGAGCTACGACGAGTTCCTGACGCTGCTCGACGAGATCGCGGCGATCGACGGGGTCGACGCGCCGATCGCCTCCGGGAACGGGACCGGATGGCCGCTCAGCGACCTCACCGAGGGCTTCTTCATGCGGCAGGACGACGGCGCGTCGCTCCAGCAGGGCCTCATCGACGGCGACGCCTCCTTCACCGACGACCGGATCGCGACCGCCTTCGACGAGATCAAGACGCTCCACGAGGAGGGGTACTTCAGCCAGACGCGCGACTTCGGCGTCCAGTACGAGTACTTCTGGGACAACAGCCTCCCGCTGTACTTCATGGGCTCGTTCACCCCGGCGCAGGACGCGGTCCAGGACCCGTCGGACCTCGGCGTGTTCCGGCTCCCCGGCGTCGACGGCATCTCCTCGTCGGTCAACTGGTTCACCGTGCCGGCGTACTCGGACAACGTCGACACCGCCCGCGAGGCGCTGAGTTCGTTCGTCTCCGCCGAGGGCCAGCAGGTGTGGGTCGAGGACGGCGGGTTCATCGCCTCCAACACCGAGGTGCCGGACGACGCCTACGAGATCGAGGTCATGGCGAACCTGCCGGACCTCGCCGCCGAGGTGACCGTCGTGCCCGACCTCGACGACGCGCTCGGGAACCCGTTCCAGCAGGAGTTCTGGTCGGTGCTCAAGGGCCTGTGGGCCACGCCCGACACGCCGACCGAGGACATCGTGAGCCCGCTCGACGACGCGCATCAGGAGACGCTTAACGACTGA
- a CDS encoding sulfatase family protein codes for MTLEADSSADATRRPNLVLVHCHDLGQHLGCYGADVDTPNIDRIAADGARMANSFCSAPQCSPSRSSMMTGYYPHENGVMGLAHMGWALGDDWDTLPKHLRAAGYDTALLGFQHEVPNEPERLGYEYVDSGTKRALELVDVVDDFFAERADADDPFFVSIGIEEPHRPFRRDYLPEGTYDSYDPDEVPLDDFPYLPDAPGVREDVADLRSVISEVLDPAVGRYRESLADAGLAEETVFVFTTDHGLAMPRAKGTCYDPGIETALLVHRPGVVEGGAVHDDLVTNVDFTPTMLDLLGVEPPTETSGESFAPLLRGEPHDGRDRIFAEMTWHDRYNPIRAIRTDRYKYVRNFSLLPEVFVPIDVAPTASGREVHEEFHVPQRPAEELYDLAADPHESENLASDRKPFETAAEASDPEPSHVDALDRLRDELEAWMESTDDPLLDGPVPYPDVE; via the coding sequence ATGACGCTCGAAGCCGACTCGTCCGCCGACGCGACGCGTCGTCCGAATTTAGTGCTGGTTCACTGTCACGACCTCGGGCAGCACCTCGGCTGTTACGGGGCCGACGTCGACACGCCGAACATCGATCGGATCGCGGCCGACGGCGCCCGGATGGCGAACAGCTTCTGTTCGGCCCCGCAGTGTTCGCCCAGCCGGTCCAGCATGATGACCGGCTACTACCCTCACGAGAACGGCGTCATGGGGCTGGCGCACATGGGCTGGGCGCTCGGAGACGACTGGGACACGCTCCCGAAACACCTCCGGGCGGCGGGGTACGACACCGCCCTCCTCGGCTTCCAGCACGAGGTGCCCAACGAGCCGGAGCGGCTGGGGTACGAGTACGTCGACAGCGGGACGAAGCGAGCGCTGGAACTCGTCGACGTCGTCGACGACTTCTTCGCGGAGCGCGCCGACGCCGACGACCCGTTCTTCGTCTCCATCGGCATCGAGGAGCCGCACCGGCCCTTCCGGCGCGACTACCTCCCCGAGGGGACGTACGATAGCTACGACCCCGACGAGGTCCCGCTCGACGACTTCCCGTACCTGCCCGACGCGCCCGGGGTCCGCGAGGACGTCGCCGACCTCCGGTCGGTGATCTCGGAGGTGCTCGACCCGGCGGTGGGCCGCTACCGCGAGTCGCTCGCGGACGCCGGGCTGGCGGAGGAGACGGTGTTCGTCTTCACGACCGACCACGGGCTGGCGATGCCGCGCGCGAAGGGCACCTGTTACGACCCGGGGATCGAGACCGCCCTCCTCGTTCACCGGCCGGGCGTCGTCGAGGGCGGCGCGGTCCACGACGACCTCGTCACCAACGTCGACTTCACGCCGACGATGCTGGACCTGCTCGGGGTCGAGCCGCCGACCGAGACCTCCGGCGAGTCGTTCGCGCCGCTGCTCCGTGGCGAGCCGCACGACGGCCGGGACCGGATCTTCGCCGAGATGACGTGGCACGACCGGTACAACCCGATCCGCGCGATCCGGACGGACCGGTACAAGTACGTCCGAAACTTCTCGCTGCTCCCCGAGGTGTTCGTCCCGATAGACGTCGCGCCGACGGCCTCCGGTCGGGAGGTCCACGAGGAGTTCCACGTCCCGCAGCGCCCGGCCGAGGAGCTGTACGACCTCGCCGCCGACCCACACGAATCGGAGAACCTCGCCTCCGACCGGAAGCCGTTCGAGACGGCGGCGGAGGCGAGCGACCCGGAGCCGTCCCACGTCGACGCCCTCGACCGACTCCGCGACGAGCTGGAGGCGTGGATGGAGTCGACCGACGACCCGCTCCTCGACGGTCCCGTCCCGTACCCCGACGTGGAGTGA
- a CDS encoding TrmB family transcriptional regulator, with product MDTEELLETLQAADLSYYQANAYVTLLELGTASATEVAQASDVPDARIYDVLRDLDDFGYVELYEQETFQARATDPETIVSGLSDRASALESAAAEIEERYERPTLDTQTVSIVKRFDTVLEAARTFVRDADTQVHAALTRDQFEALRGDLADARDRGVTVNVTVLDRDGDESLDEADYEGAVNVAHRLSRPAPFVLTSDLRRTAFAPNPAAVEDYGLILRNRSFTYVFFWHFLLFMWLPSPVAYEAGAVGSKRYADIRQFLLENRGRIRGDEPLCVEIEGRETDGDRSVTLSGEVVDAEHLSDGDGRDDRAPSVMALTGTASVVVDDGERRWTVGGWGATYEDVEAERIRVTDAAAETEAEPAE from the coding sequence ATGGACACCGAGGAACTCCTGGAGACGCTCCAGGCCGCGGACCTCTCTTACTATCAGGCGAACGCGTACGTCACCCTCCTCGAACTGGGGACCGCGTCCGCGACCGAAGTCGCGCAGGCGAGCGACGTGCCGGACGCCCGGATCTACGACGTCCTCCGCGACCTCGACGACTTCGGCTACGTGGAGCTGTACGAACAGGAGACGTTTCAGGCGCGCGCGACCGACCCGGAGACCATCGTCTCCGGGCTCTCGGACCGCGCGAGTGCGCTCGAATCGGCCGCCGCGGAGATCGAGGAGCGGTACGAGCGGCCGACGCTCGACACCCAGACGGTCAGCATCGTCAAGCGGTTCGACACGGTCCTCGAAGCGGCCCGCACGTTCGTCCGCGACGCCGACACGCAGGTCCACGCGGCGCTCACCCGCGACCAGTTCGAGGCGCTGCGGGGCGACCTCGCCGACGCGCGCGACCGCGGCGTCACGGTCAACGTCACCGTCCTCGACCGGGACGGCGACGAGTCGCTCGACGAGGCGGACTACGAGGGGGCCGTGAACGTCGCGCACCGCCTCTCCCGACCCGCGCCGTTCGTGCTCACCTCCGACCTGCGGCGGACGGCGTTCGCGCCGAACCCCGCCGCGGTCGAGGACTACGGGCTCATCCTCCGCAACCGGTCGTTCACCTACGTCTTCTTCTGGCACTTCCTCCTGTTCATGTGGCTCCCCTCGCCCGTCGCGTACGAGGCCGGGGCGGTCGGGTCCAAACGGTACGCGGACATCCGGCAGTTCCTGCTGGAGAACCGGGGGCGGATCCGGGGCGACGAGCCCCTCTGCGTCGAGATCGAGGGCCGCGAGACGGACGGCGACCGGTCCGTGACCCTCTCCGGGGAGGTCGTCGACGCCGAACACCTCTCGGACGGCGACGGCCGCGACGACCGCGCCCCGAGCGTGATGGCGCTGACCGGAACCGCCTCCGTGGTCGTCGACGACGGCGAGCGGCGGTGGACGGTCGGCGGCTGGGGCGCGACCTACGAGGACGTCGAGGCCGAACGGATCCGCGTGACGGACGCGGCCGCCGAGACCGAGGCCGAGCCGGCGGAGTGA
- a CDS encoding DUF1028 domain-containing protein, protein MPPRPSTFSIAARDPETDAVGVAVQSKFVGVGAVVPFVSADAGAVATQSFANVAYGPHGLDLLREGHDPAAAIDRLTAADEEAPSRQVGVVGVDPDDDPAAFTGDECHDHAGDRQGDHYTVQGNILENADTLDAMAETFEETDGGLPERLIAALHAGNEAGGDRRGEQSAALYVAKPEGGYDGRNDRWIDVRVDDHERPIDELERVFKIYDVTLLEREAPEETRELTGEAAVAVESALADLGFYDGEPTGEFGGDARDALESFRGMNNFENHSLAVLEDALARGIGEAGSDADGPESDADPETRLVDAIWRGLSRLDRA, encoded by the coding sequence ATGCCACCTCGACCCTCGACCTTCTCGATCGCCGCCCGCGACCCGGAGACGGACGCGGTCGGCGTCGCCGTCCAGTCGAAGTTCGTCGGCGTCGGTGCCGTCGTCCCGTTCGTCAGCGCGGACGCGGGCGCGGTCGCCACGCAGAGCTTCGCGAACGTCGCGTACGGCCCCCACGGTCTCGACCTGCTCCGCGAGGGCCACGACCCGGCCGCGGCGATCGACCGGCTCACGGCCGCGGACGAGGAGGCCCCCTCGCGGCAGGTGGGCGTCGTCGGCGTCGACCCGGACGACGACCCCGCGGCGTTCACCGGCGACGAGTGCCACGACCACGCCGGTGACCGGCAGGGTGACCACTACACGGTTCAGGGGAACATCCTGGAGAACGCCGACACCCTCGACGCGATGGCCGAGACGTTCGAGGAGACCGACGGCGGCCTCCCGGAGCGGCTCATCGCCGCGCTCCACGCCGGAAACGAGGCCGGCGGCGACAGGCGCGGCGAGCAGTCGGCGGCGCTGTACGTCGCCAAGCCCGAGGGCGGCTACGACGGGCGGAACGACCGCTGGATCGACGTGCGCGTCGACGACCACGAGCGTCCCATCGACGAGTTAGAACGGGTGTTCAAGATATACGACGTGACGCTCCTCGAACGCGAGGCCCCCGAGGAGACGCGGGAACTGACCGGCGAGGCGGCCGTCGCGGTCGAGTCGGCGCTCGCGGACCTCGGCTTCTACGACGGCGAGCCGACCGGCGAGTTCGGGGGCGACGCCCGCGACGCGCTGGAGTCGTTCCGCGGCATGAACAACTTCGAGAACCACTCGCTCGCGGTGCTGGAGGACGCCCTCGCACGGGGAATCGGGGAAGCCGGATCCGACGCGGACGGTCCCGAATCCGACGCCGACCCCGAGACACGGTTGGTCGACGCGATCTGGCGCGGGCTCTCCCGGCTCGACCGGGCGTAG
- a CDS encoding BolA family protein, with the protein MTIEPDEVAALIEENLPDAVARVTTPRVHDDEDEDAHFAAWVVSPVFEGESLVDQHQRVYDAVGDHMTQSVHALEIKTYTPEAYAEHGDGALDEALREAGLFPVDEA; encoded by the coding sequence ATGACCATCGAACCGGACGAGGTCGCGGCCCTCATCGAGGAGAACCTCCCCGACGCGGTCGCTCGCGTCACCACGCCACGAGTCCACGACGACGAGGACGAGGACGCCCACTTCGCGGCGTGGGTCGTCTCCCCCGTCTTCGAGGGCGAGTCGCTCGTCGACCAGCACCAGCGCGTGTACGACGCGGTCGGCGACCACATGACGCAGTCGGTCCACGCGCTGGAGATAAAGACGTACACCCCCGAGGCGTACGCGGAACACGGCGACGGTGCCCTCGACGAGGCCCTCCGCGAGGCCGGACTGTTCCCGGTCGACGAGGCCTGA
- a CDS encoding class I SAM-dependent methyltransferase encodes MTDYSQDHFNELYSEGERDPWKYFESEYEQQKYDRTLRWALDRKEPEAVTDILELGCGNGAFTEKLVSAFPNADILGVDISEEALDKARNAAPEADFICGDMFEVIQGLERKYDLIFASECLYYLTDMYTIQEFRDFVDLATNLLSNGYLLSANIHREPSEENSVEDRETMAILQTTLETSFDIVGQNTYTEKKRTEGRTREYEYQIWAFE; translated from the coding sequence ATGACTGACTACAGTCAGGACCATTTCAACGAACTCTATTCGGAGGGGGAACGTGATCCGTGGAAGTACTTTGAAAGCGAGTATGAACAGCAAAAATACGACCGAACCTTACGGTGGGCGTTGGACCGAAAGGAACCTGAAGCAGTGACAGATATCTTGGAGCTGGGTTGTGGAAATGGAGCCTTCACTGAGAAACTGGTCTCGGCGTTCCCGAACGCAGATATCTTAGGTGTCGATATTTCCGAAGAGGCGCTTGATAAGGCACGAAACGCCGCCCCTGAGGCGGATTTTATTTGTGGCGACATGTTCGAAGTTATCCAAGGACTGGAGCGAAAGTACGACCTGATTTTCGCTAGTGAGTGTCTGTACTATTTGACTGATATGTACACAATACAGGAATTCAGAGACTTCGTTGACTTAGCCACAAATCTTCTCTCAAACGGTTACCTGTTGTCAGCCAACATTCATCGAGAGCCGTCTGAAGAGAACTCTGTTGAAGACAGAGAAACCATGGCAATCCTACAAACTACGCTTGAGACGTCGTTCGATATTGTTGGTCAAAACACATATACTGAGAAGAAGCGGACAGAAGGGCGTACGCGAGAGTACGAGTATCAGATATGGGCTTTCGAGTAG
- a CDS encoding class II fumarate hydratase has protein sequence MQVPADAYWGAQTQRAVENFPVSGIGMSRRFVRALGVVKKAAAQANRDLGLLDDDTAEAIVAAADEVIAGEHDDQFPVDVFQTGSGTSSNMNANEVIANRAAEIAGAEIGDRVVHPNDHVNYGQSSNDVIPTAMHVAALEAVEKDLVPALETLHAELEAKETAFDGVVKTGRTHLQDATPVRLGQEFGGYRTQVAKGIERAENAQSNLRELALGGTAVGTGLNTHPEFPELAAEYISDETGTEFREAENHFEAQAAHDAMAEGHGALRTIAGSLNKMANDLRLLASGPRNGLGEVEQPENQPGSSIMPGKINPVVAESVNQVHKQVVGNDAAVSAGAARGEIDLNLYKPVIAHNFLESAKLLSNVAETFGERFVAKLEANEEYCETRVEQSMALATALNPAIGYDKASKVAKKALAEDKSVKEVAVGEGYLTEEEADEVLDPEAMTHRVILGDED, from the coding sequence ATGCAGGTGCCGGCGGACGCCTACTGGGGCGCGCAGACGCAGCGCGCCGTCGAGAACTTCCCGGTCTCCGGGATCGGCATGAGCCGACGGTTCGTTCGCGCGCTCGGGGTCGTCAAGAAGGCGGCCGCGCAGGCGAACCGAGACCTCGGCCTCCTCGACGACGACACCGCGGAGGCAATCGTCGCCGCCGCAGACGAGGTGATCGCGGGCGAGCACGACGACCAGTTCCCGGTCGACGTGTTCCAGACCGGCTCGGGCACCTCCTCGAACATGAACGCGAACGAGGTGATCGCCAACCGCGCCGCCGAGATCGCGGGCGCGGAGATCGGCGACCGCGTCGTCCACCCGAACGACCACGTCAACTACGGCCAGTCGTCGAACGACGTGATCCCCACGGCGATGCACGTCGCCGCGCTCGAAGCCGTCGAGAAGGACCTCGTTCCCGCGCTCGAAACGCTCCACGCCGAGTTAGAGGCGAAGGAGACCGCGTTCGACGGCGTCGTCAAGACGGGCCGGACGCACCTTCAGGACGCGACGCCCGTCCGGCTCGGGCAGGAGTTCGGCGGCTACCGCACGCAGGTCGCGAAGGGCATCGAGCGCGCCGAGAACGCCCAGTCGAACCTCCGCGAACTCGCGCTGGGCGGCACCGCGGTCGGGACCGGGCTCAACACGCACCCCGAGTTCCCGGAGCTGGCGGCCGAGTACATCTCCGACGAGACCGGGACGGAGTTCCGCGAGGCCGAGAACCACTTCGAGGCGCAGGCGGCCCACGACGCGATGGCGGAGGGCCACGGCGCGCTCCGCACCATCGCGGGGAGCCTCAACAAGATGGCCAACGACCTGCGGCTGCTCGCCTCTGGCCCCCGGAACGGGCTCGGCGAGGTCGAACAGCCGGAGAACCAGCCCGGCTCCTCGATCATGCCCGGCAAGATCAACCCGGTCGTCGCCGAGTCGGTCAATCAGGTCCACAAGCAGGTCGTCGGCAACGACGCCGCGGTCTCGGCGGGCGCGGCGCGCGGCGAGATCGACCTGAACCTCTACAAGCCCGTCATCGCGCACAACTTCCTCGAATCGGCGAAGCTGCTCTCGAACGTCGCCGAGACGTTCGGCGAGCGCTTCGTCGCGAAGCTCGAAGCGAACGAGGAGTACTGCGAGACGCGCGTCGAGCAGTCGATGGCGCTCGCGACCGCGTTGAACCCCGCGATCGGCTACGACAAGGCGAGCAAGGTCGCCAAGAAGGCGCTCGCGGAGGACAAGTCCGTCAAGGAGGTCGCCGTGGGCGAGGGGTACCTCACGGAGGAGGAGGCCGACGAGGTGCTGGACCCCGAGGCGATGACCCACCGCGTCATCCTCGGCGACGAGGACTGA
- the sucC gene encoding ADP-forming succinate--CoA ligase subunit beta yields MKLHEYQAKSIFADAGIPVPDSRLATSVDEALDAVDEIGYPAAIKAQVHVGGRGKAGGIKIATDREEAEEYAEEILGMDLKGYTVDSVLVEAGVDFVDELYVGVTMDRGEGEPVLMVSTEGGVNIEEVAEENPDAIAREHVDPAFGLHPYQARKVVYEAGVDADVALDVASILSTLYDLYEENDASEIEVNPVMITGDRDVVAADAVMNIDEDALFRQPELAEMAEASYEDDLERKAGEYGFDYVRLSGNVGIIGNGAGLVMTTLDLVDYYGGSPANFLDIGGGAKAERVTQALDMVFSDDNVDAVVFNIFGGITRGDEVAKGINEALEQFDEIPKKVVVRLAGTNAEEGMEILNTDLVEVEKTLEDAVQRAVKNAEEVTQ; encoded by the coding sequence ATGAAACTTCACGAATATCAAGCGAAGTCTATCTTCGCGGACGCCGGGATCCCGGTACCGGACTCCCGGCTCGCGACGAGCGTCGACGAGGCGCTCGACGCCGTCGACGAGATCGGCTACCCGGCCGCGATCAAGGCGCAGGTCCACGTGGGCGGCCGCGGCAAGGCCGGCGGGATCAAGATCGCGACCGACCGCGAGGAGGCCGAGGAGTACGCCGAGGAGATCCTCGGGATGGACCTGAAGGGGTACACCGTCGACTCGGTCCTCGTCGAGGCGGGCGTCGACTTCGTCGACGAGCTGTACGTCGGCGTCACGATGGACCGCGGCGAGGGCGAACCGGTCCTGATGGTCTCGACCGAGGGCGGCGTGAACATCGAGGAGGTCGCCGAGGAGAACCCCGACGCGATCGCGCGCGAGCACGTCGACCCCGCGTTCGGGCTCCACCCGTATCAGGCCCGGAAAGTCGTCTACGAGGCGGGCGTCGACGCCGACGTGGCCCTCGACGTGGCGTCGATCCTCTCGACGCTGTACGACCTCTACGAGGAGAACGACGCCTCCGAGATCGAGGTCAACCCCGTCATGATCACGGGCGACCGCGACGTGGTCGCCGCCGACGCCGTGATGAACATCGACGAGGACGCGCTGTTCCGCCAGCCCGAACTGGCCGAGATGGCCGAGGCGTCCTACGAGGACGACTTAGAGCGGAAGGCCGGCGAGTACGGCTTCGACTACGTCCGGCTGTCGGGCAACGTCGGCATCATCGGCAACGGTGCCGGCCTCGTCATGACGACGCTGGACCTCGTCGACTACTACGGCGGGTCGCCCGCGAACTTCCTCGACATCGGCGGCGGCGCGAAGGCGGAGCGCGTCACGCAGGCGCTCGACATGGTGTTCTCCGACGACAACGTCGACGCGGTCGTGTTCAACATCTTCGGCGGGATCACCCGCGGCGACGAGGTCGCAAAGGGGATCAACGAGGCCTTAGAGCAGTTCGACGAGATCCCGAAGAAGGTGGTCGTCCGGCTCGCCGGCACGAACGCCGAGGAGGGGATGGAGATCCTGAACACGGACCTCGTGGAGGTCGAGAAGACGCTGGAGGACGCGGTCCAGCGCGCGGTGAAGAACGCGGAGGAGGTGACCCAATGA
- the sucD gene encoding succinate--CoA ligase subunit alpha, translating to MSIFVDDDTRVVVQGITGGEGRFHAGQMIEYGTNVVAGAVPGKGGQEVEGVPVYDTVDEAVEAEDADASVIFVPPAFAADAIFESLDTDLDLAVAITEGIPTQDMAKVNKRLSETDTRLLGPNCPGIITPGEAKLGILPGNIFSEGNVGLVSRSGTLTYQVVDNLTERGLGQSTAIGIGGDPIIGTSFIDALEAFEADTDTDAVVMCGEIGGEDEEQAARFIGEHMDTPVAGFIAGRTAPPGKRMGHAGAIVSGSGTGTAQSKIDALNDAGVPVGDTPEEVADHVEDFL from the coding sequence ATGAGCATTTTCGTCGACGACGACACCAGAGTAGTGGTTCAGGGAATCACCGGCGGGGAAGGGAGGTTCCACGCCGGCCAGATGATCGAGTACGGCACGAACGTCGTCGCCGGCGCGGTGCCCGGCAAGGGCGGCCAGGAGGTCGAGGGCGTCCCTGTCTACGACACCGTCGACGAGGCCGTCGAGGCGGAGGACGCGGACGCCTCCGTGATCTTCGTGCCGCCGGCGTTCGCCGCCGACGCGATCTTCGAGTCGCTCGACACCGACCTCGACCTCGCGGTCGCGATCACCGAGGGGATCCCGACGCAGGACATGGCGAAGGTGAACAAGCGCCTGAGCGAGACCGACACGCGCCTCCTCGGGCCGAACTGCCCGGGGATCATCACGCCCGGCGAGGCGAAGCTCGGCATCCTCCCCGGTAACATCTTCTCCGAGGGGAACGTCGGGCTCGTCTCCCGCTCCGGGACGCTCACCTACCAGGTCGTCGACAACCTCACCGAGCGCGGACTCGGCCAGTCGACCGCCATCGGCATCGGCGGCGACCCGATCATCGGGACCTCCTTCATCGACGCCTTGGAGGCGTTCGAAGCCGACACCGACACCGACGCGGTCGTGATGTGCGGCGAGATCGGCGGCGAGGACGAGGAGCAGGCCGCCCGCTTCATCGGCGAGCACATGGACACGCCGGTCGCCGGCTTCATCGCCGGCCGCACGGCACCGCCGGGCAAGCGGATGGGCCACGCGGGTGCCATCGTCTCCGGCTCCGGCACCGGGACGGCGCAGTCGAAGATCGACGCCCTCAACGACGCGGGCGTCCCCGTCGGCGACACTCCCGAAGAGGTCGCCGACCACGTCGAGGACTTCCTGTAG
- a CDS encoding tRNA (N(6)-L-threonylcarbamoyladenosine(37)-C(2))-methylthiotransferase: MATYHIETYGCSSNRGESREIERALRDGGHRPADGPEDADVAILNTCTVVEKTERNMLRRAEELSDITAELVVTGCMALAQGEQFAEADVDAEILHWDEVPSYVLNGECPTVTPDAEPVLDGVVGILPIARGCMSNCSYCITKFATGRVDSPSIEENVEKARALVHAGAKEIRVTGQDTGVYGWDNGDRKLPELLDRICDIDGEFRVRLGMANPGGIHGIHEELAEVFAANEELYDFIHAPVQSGSDDVLEDMRRQHRVEKFREVVETFDDRLDHWTLSTDFIVGFPTETEADHDRSMDLLAEVRPEKINVTRFSKRPGTDAADMKGLGGTIKKERSKAMSELKMEVVGEAYESMVGETFEVLVVEEGTGDSVKCRDSAYRQIIVQNAADRGVEVGDFLTVEVTGHNTVYAFGDPVATDEATDPDAAERDALDGDSVDRDEGPESTVSSA, translated from the coding sequence ATGGCGACGTACCACATCGAGACGTACGGCTGTAGCTCCAACCGGGGAGAGAGCCGGGAGATCGAGCGCGCCCTCCGCGACGGGGGGCACCGCCCGGCCGACGGCCCGGAAGACGCGGACGTCGCCATCCTCAACACCTGTACCGTCGTCGAGAAGACCGAGCGCAACATGCTCCGCCGCGCCGAGGAGCTGTCGGACATCACCGCAGAGCTCGTCGTCACCGGCTGTATGGCGCTCGCGCAGGGCGAGCAGTTCGCGGAGGCGGACGTCGACGCCGAGATCCTCCACTGGGACGAGGTCCCCTCGTACGTGCTCAACGGCGAGTGCCCGACGGTCACGCCTGACGCCGAGCCGGTCTTGGACGGCGTCGTCGGCATCCTCCCCATCGCGCGCGGCTGTATGAGCAACTGCTCGTACTGTATCACCAAGTTCGCCACCGGCCGCGTCGACTCCCCGTCGATCGAGGAGAACGTCGAGAAGGCCCGCGCGCTGGTCCACGCCGGCGCGAAGGAGATCCGCGTCACGGGACAGGACACCGGCGTCTACGGCTGGGACAACGGGGACCGGAAGCTCCCGGAACTGCTCGATCGGATCTGCGACATCGACGGCGAGTTCCGCGTCCGGCTCGGGATGGCGAACCCCGGCGGGATCCACGGCATCCACGAGGAGCTCGCCGAGGTGTTCGCCGCGAACGAGGAGCTGTACGACTTCATCCACGCGCCGGTCCAGTCCGGCTCCGACGACGTGCTCGAAGACATGCGCCGGCAGCACCGCGTCGAGAAGTTCCGCGAGGTCGTCGAGACGTTCGACGACCGGCTCGACCACTGGACGCTCTCGACCGACTTCATCGTCGGCTTCCCCACGGAGACCGAGGCCGACCACGACCGGTCGATGGACCTGCTCGCCGAGGTCCGGCCGGAGAAGATCAACGTCACGCGCTTCTCGAAGCGCCCCGGCACCGACGCCGCCGACATGAAGGGGCTCGGCGGGACGATCAAGAAGGAGCGCTCGAAGGCGATGTCCGAGTTGAAGATGGAGGTCGTTGGCGAGGCGTACGAGTCGATGGTCGGCGAGACGTTCGAGGTGCTCGTCGTCGAGGAGGGGACCGGCGACTCCGTGAAGTGCCGCGACTCCGCCTACCGGCAGATCATCGTCCAGAACGCGGCCGACCGCGGCGTCGAGGTCGGCGACTTCCTCACCGTCGAGGTCACCGGCCACAACACCGTGTACGCGTTCGGCGATCCGGTCGCGACGGACGAGGCGACCGACCCCGACGCGGCGGAACGCGACGCGCTCGACGGCGACTCGGTCGACCGCGACGAGGGCCCGGAGTCGACCGTTTCCTCGGCGTAG